Proteins encoded together in one Hevea brasiliensis isolate MT/VB/25A 57/8 chromosome 16, ASM3005281v1, whole genome shotgun sequence window:
- the LOC110635200 gene encoding pumilio homolog 2 isoform X2 has translation MLSELGRRPMVGTNDGSFSDDLEKEIGLLLREQRRQEPDDLERELNLYRSGSAPPTVEGSLTAVGGLLGGGGGAAAAAFAEFVNGKNGNGLVSEEELRSDPAYLSYYYSNVNLNPRLPPPLLSREDWRFTQRLKGGGSSVLGGIGDRRKVNRPDNGSGRSMFSMPPGFDSMKHETEVETEKVGGSTEWGGDGLIGLLGLGLGSKQKSLAEIFQDDLGRATPVTGQPSRQANAVNENVESVGSAEAELAHLRRELSSAGSNGQGSSAVQHIGPPTSYSYAAAVGSSLSRSTTPDPQLVARAPSPCPTPIGQGRASSSENRGIAGSNSFNGVSSSIGESTDLAAALSGMNLSTNGVIDEENREEVDIFGLQGGQSQVKQNAYLKKAESRHLHMPSLTQSTTISYSDLGKSNGSGSDLNSSYFVAERQVEVKKLGIPSGNSYMKGSPTSTLNSGSSLPARYKHLDNVNSSLPNYGLSGYSLNPALASMMANQLGTGNLPMLFENVAAASAVVVPGMDSRVLGRGLGSAANLTAAASESNNLGRMGSPMAGSALQAPFVDPLYLQYLRTPEYAAAQLAALNDPSVDRNYLGNYMNLLELQKAHGGALLSSQKSQYGVPIGGKSGGSNHHGYYGNPAFGVGMSYPGSPLASPVIPNSPVGPGSPIRHNELNMRFPSGMRNLAGGIMGPWHLDGGVNVDESFASSLLEEFKSNKTKCLELSEIAGHVVEFSADQYGSRFIQQKLETATADEKNMVYQEIMPQALALMTDVFGNYVIQKFFEHGLPSQRRELAGNLFGHVLTLSLQMYGCRVIQKAIEVVDLEQKIKMVEELDGHVTRCVRDQNGNHVIQKCIECVPEENIQFIVSTFFDQVVTLSTHPYGCRVIQRILEHCKDPKTQSKVMDEILGAVSMLAQDQYGNYVVQHVLEHGKPHERSAIIKELAGKIVQMSQQKFASNVVEKCLAFGGPSERELLVNEMLGTTDENEPLQAMMKDQFANYVVQKVLETCDDQQRELILSRIKVHLNALKKYTYGKHIVARVEKLVAAGERRIAAQSLHFA, from the exons ATGTTATCTGAACTGGGTAGGCGGCCGATGGTAGGAACTAATGACGGATCATTCAGTGATGATTTGGAGAAGGAAATAGGGTTATTGCTGCGTGAGCAACGCAGGCAAGAACCTGATGATCTCGAGAGAGAGCTCAATTTGTATAGAAGTGGTTCTGCGCCTCCAACTGTGGAGGGTTCATTGACCGCAGTTGGGGGCTTGCTAGGTGGTGGAGGCGGTGCTGCTGCTGCTGCCTTTGCTGAGTTTGTTAATGGCAAAAATGGGAATGGGCTTGTGTCAGAGGAGGAGCTTAGGTCTGACCCAGCTTATTTGTCGTACTATTACTCAAATGTGAATTTGAACCCTAGGCTTCCACCTCCTTTGCTTTCCAGGGAGGATTGGAGGTTCACACAAAGATTGAAGGGTGGAGGGAGTTCGGTTTTAGGTGGGATTGGTGATAGGAGGAAAGTGAATAGGCCTGATAATGGGAGTGGAAGATCTATGTTCTCTATGCCACCAGGATTTGATTCAATGAAACATGAAACTGAGGTTGAGACTGAGAAGGTGGGTGGCTCCACAGAGTGGGGTGGTGATGGTCTGATTGGTTTACTAGGTTTAGGACTTGGTAGTAAACAGAAGAGCCTTGCAGAAATCTTTCAG GATGATTTGGGGCGTGCAACCCCTGTAACAGGGCAACCTTCTCGCCAGGCTAATGCAGTTAATGAGAATGTTGAGAGTGTAGGTTCAGCTGAAGCTGAGCTGGCTCATTTGCGCCGTGAGCTGTCTTCTGCAGGTTCAAATGGTCAGGGCTCATCTGCTGTCCAACACATTGGGCCGCCTACATCTTATAGTTATGCTGCTGCTGTAGGTTCTTCCTTGTCTAGAAGTACTACTCCTGATCCTCAACTTGTAGCTAGGGCCCCTAGCCCTTGCCCAACACCCATTGGACAAGGGAGGGCTTCTTCATCTGAAAATAGAGGTATTGCTGGTTCAAACTCATTCAATGGTGTTTCGTCTAGCATAGGTGAGTCTACAGATTTGGCAGCTGCTTTGTCTGGCATGAACTTGTCAACAAATGGTGTGATAGATGAAGAAAATCGAGAGGAGGTTGATATCTTTGGTCTTCAAGGAGGTCAGAGTCAAGTGAAGCAAAATGCATACCTAAAGAAGGCCGAGTCTAGACATTTACATATGCCTTCTCTCACTCAATCAACAACGATATCCTACTCTGATTTGGGTAAGAGCAATGGCAGTGGGTCAGACCTGAACAGCTCGTACTTCGTAGCTGAAAGGCAGGTTGAAGTGAAAAAGTTGGGCATTCCTTCTGGTAATTCTTACATGAAAGGATCACCGACCTCCACTCTTAATAGTGGCAGCAGCTTACCTGCTCGGTATAAGCATCTAGATAATGTGAATTCATCTCTTCCAAACTATGGGTTAAGTGGATACTCTCTCAATCCGGCATTGGCTTCTATGATGGCTAACCAACTTGGCACTGGTAATCTACCAATGTTGTTTGAAAATGTTGCTGCAGCATCGGCTGTGGTAGTTCCTGGAATGGACTCAAGAGTGCTTGGACGAGGACTGGGGTCTGCAGCAAATCTAACAGCTGCTGCCTCTGAGTCAAATAATCTTGGAAGAATGGGTAGTCCAATGGCTGGGAGTGCCCTTCAGGCACCTTTTGTTGATCCATTATATCTCCAGTACTTGAGGACTCCAGAGTATGCTGCTGCCCAGCTTGCAGCTCTTAATGATCCCTCGGTTGATAGGAACTACTTAGGTAATTATATGAATTTACTTGAACTACAGAAAGCTCATGGTGGAGCGCTTTTATCATCTCAGAAGTCACAGTATGGTGTCCCAATAGGTGGTAAATCTGGTGGTTCTAATCATCATGGCTATTATGGGAATCCTGCCTTTGGTGTTGGCATGTCATATCCTGGAAGTCCCCTTGCAAGTCCTGTTATTCCAAACTCTCCCGTTGGACCTGGCAGTCCAATAAGACACAATGAGCTGAATATGCGTTTTCCTTCTGGGATGAGGAACTTAGCTGGGGGCATCATGGGACCGTGGCACTTGGATGGAGGAGTTAATGTGGATGAAAGCTTTGCATCATCTCTTCTGGAGGAGTTTAAGAGTAATAAAACTAAGTGTCTTGAACTTTCAGAAATTGCCGGACATGTTGTTGAGTTCAG TGCGGACCAGTACGGGAGTCGGTTCATTCAACAAAAACTTGAGACAGCCACAGCTGATGAGAAAAACATGGTTTATCAAGAAATCATGCCCCAAGCTCTTGCTTTAATGACTGATGTGTTTGGCAATTATGTAATTCAGAAG TTCTTTGAGCATGGACTTCCTTCACAGAGAAGAGAACTGGCTGGCAACCTTTTTGGTCATGTTTTGACTCTTAGCCTTCAAATGTATGGTTGTCGAGTGATCCAGAAG GCCATTGAGGTTGTTGACTTAGAACAGAAGATTAAAATGGTCGAAGAACTTGATGGTCATGTCACGCGATGTGTACGTGACCAAAATGGGAACCATGTCATCCAAAAGTGTATTGAGTGTGTGCCTGAAGAAAATATCCAATTTATTGTCTCAACATTCTTTGATCAAGTTGTGACTCTCTCCACCCATCCATATGGGTGCCGCGTGATACAG AGAATATTGGAGCACTGCAAGGATCCAAAAACACAAAGTAAagtcatggatgagattttaGGAGCTGTTAGCATGTTGGCACAGGATCAATATGGCAACTATGTTGTTCAG CATGTATTGGAGCATGGAAAACCCCATGAACGATCTGCTATTATTAAGGAGTTGGCTGGGAAGATAGTTCAGATGAGTCAGCAGAAGTTTGCCTCCAATGTCGTGGAGAAATGTTTAGCTTTTGGTGGCCCCAGTGAACGAGAGTTACTGGTGAATGAGATGCTTGGAACCACTGATGAAAATGAGCCTCTTCAG GCAATGATGAAAGATCAATTTGCAAACTATGTCGTACAAAAAGTGCTCGAGACTTGTGATGACCAACAACGCGAGTTGATTCTTTCACGAATAAAAGTTCATTTAAACGCCTTGAAGAAGTATACTTATGGAAAGCATATTGTTGCTCGTGTAGAGAAACTTGTTGCTGCTGGGG AACGGAGAATTGCTGCACAGTCTCTACACTTTGCTTAG
- the LOC110635200 gene encoding pumilio homolog 2 isoform X1: MLSELGRRPMVGTNDGSFSDDLEKEIGLLLREQRRQEPDDLERELNLYRSGSAPPTVEGSLTAVGGLLGGGGGAAAAAFAEFVNGKNGNGLVSEEELRSDPAYLSYYYSNVNLNPRLPPPLLSREDWRFTQRLKGGGSSVLGGIGDRRKVNRPDNGSGRSMFSMPPGFDSMKHETEVETEKVGGSTEWGGDGLIGLLGLGLGSKQKSLAEIFQDDLGRATPVTGQPSRQANAVNENVESVGSAEAELAHLRRELSSAGSNGQGSSAVQHIGPPTSYSYAAAVGSSLSRSTTPDPQLVARAPSPCPTPIGQGRASSSENRGIAGSNSFNGVSSSIGESTDLAAALSGMNLSTNGVIDEENREEVDIFGLQGGQSQVKQNAYLKKAESRHLHMPSLTQSTTISYSDLGKSNGSGSDLNSSYFVAERQVEVKKLGIPSGNSYMKGSPTSTLNSGSSLPARYKHLDNVNSSLPNYGLSGYSLNPALASMMANQLGTGNLPMLFENVAAASAVVVPGMDSRVLGRGLGSAANLTAAASESNNLGRMGSPMAGSALQAPFVDPLYLQYLRTPEYAAAQLAALNDPSVDRNYLGNYMNLLELQKAHGGALLSSQKSQYGVPIGGKSGGSNHHGYYGNPAFGVGMSYPGSPLASPVIPNSPVGPGSPIRHNELNMRFPSGMRNLAGGIMGPWHLDGGVNVDESFASSLLEEFKSNKTKCLELSEIAGHVVEFSADQYGSRFIQQKLETATADEKNMVYQEIMPQALALMTDVFGNYVIQKFFEHGLPSQRRELAGNLFGHVLTLSLQMYGCRVIQKAIEVVDLEQKIKMVEELDGHVTRCVRDQNGNHVIQKCIECVPEENIQFIVSTFFDQVVTLSTHPYGCRVIQRILEHCKDPKTQSKVMDEILGAVSMLAQDQYGNYVVQHVLEHGKPHERSAIIKELAGKIVQMSQQKFASNVVEKCLAFGGPSERELLVNEMLGTTDENEPLQAMMKDQFANYVVQKVLETCDDQQRELILSRIKVHLNALKKYTYGKHIVARVEKLVAAGGILFFLVNDFAETYLYACT; the protein is encoded by the exons ATGTTATCTGAACTGGGTAGGCGGCCGATGGTAGGAACTAATGACGGATCATTCAGTGATGATTTGGAGAAGGAAATAGGGTTATTGCTGCGTGAGCAACGCAGGCAAGAACCTGATGATCTCGAGAGAGAGCTCAATTTGTATAGAAGTGGTTCTGCGCCTCCAACTGTGGAGGGTTCATTGACCGCAGTTGGGGGCTTGCTAGGTGGTGGAGGCGGTGCTGCTGCTGCTGCCTTTGCTGAGTTTGTTAATGGCAAAAATGGGAATGGGCTTGTGTCAGAGGAGGAGCTTAGGTCTGACCCAGCTTATTTGTCGTACTATTACTCAAATGTGAATTTGAACCCTAGGCTTCCACCTCCTTTGCTTTCCAGGGAGGATTGGAGGTTCACACAAAGATTGAAGGGTGGAGGGAGTTCGGTTTTAGGTGGGATTGGTGATAGGAGGAAAGTGAATAGGCCTGATAATGGGAGTGGAAGATCTATGTTCTCTATGCCACCAGGATTTGATTCAATGAAACATGAAACTGAGGTTGAGACTGAGAAGGTGGGTGGCTCCACAGAGTGGGGTGGTGATGGTCTGATTGGTTTACTAGGTTTAGGACTTGGTAGTAAACAGAAGAGCCTTGCAGAAATCTTTCAG GATGATTTGGGGCGTGCAACCCCTGTAACAGGGCAACCTTCTCGCCAGGCTAATGCAGTTAATGAGAATGTTGAGAGTGTAGGTTCAGCTGAAGCTGAGCTGGCTCATTTGCGCCGTGAGCTGTCTTCTGCAGGTTCAAATGGTCAGGGCTCATCTGCTGTCCAACACATTGGGCCGCCTACATCTTATAGTTATGCTGCTGCTGTAGGTTCTTCCTTGTCTAGAAGTACTACTCCTGATCCTCAACTTGTAGCTAGGGCCCCTAGCCCTTGCCCAACACCCATTGGACAAGGGAGGGCTTCTTCATCTGAAAATAGAGGTATTGCTGGTTCAAACTCATTCAATGGTGTTTCGTCTAGCATAGGTGAGTCTACAGATTTGGCAGCTGCTTTGTCTGGCATGAACTTGTCAACAAATGGTGTGATAGATGAAGAAAATCGAGAGGAGGTTGATATCTTTGGTCTTCAAGGAGGTCAGAGTCAAGTGAAGCAAAATGCATACCTAAAGAAGGCCGAGTCTAGACATTTACATATGCCTTCTCTCACTCAATCAACAACGATATCCTACTCTGATTTGGGTAAGAGCAATGGCAGTGGGTCAGACCTGAACAGCTCGTACTTCGTAGCTGAAAGGCAGGTTGAAGTGAAAAAGTTGGGCATTCCTTCTGGTAATTCTTACATGAAAGGATCACCGACCTCCACTCTTAATAGTGGCAGCAGCTTACCTGCTCGGTATAAGCATCTAGATAATGTGAATTCATCTCTTCCAAACTATGGGTTAAGTGGATACTCTCTCAATCCGGCATTGGCTTCTATGATGGCTAACCAACTTGGCACTGGTAATCTACCAATGTTGTTTGAAAATGTTGCTGCAGCATCGGCTGTGGTAGTTCCTGGAATGGACTCAAGAGTGCTTGGACGAGGACTGGGGTCTGCAGCAAATCTAACAGCTGCTGCCTCTGAGTCAAATAATCTTGGAAGAATGGGTAGTCCAATGGCTGGGAGTGCCCTTCAGGCACCTTTTGTTGATCCATTATATCTCCAGTACTTGAGGACTCCAGAGTATGCTGCTGCCCAGCTTGCAGCTCTTAATGATCCCTCGGTTGATAGGAACTACTTAGGTAATTATATGAATTTACTTGAACTACAGAAAGCTCATGGTGGAGCGCTTTTATCATCTCAGAAGTCACAGTATGGTGTCCCAATAGGTGGTAAATCTGGTGGTTCTAATCATCATGGCTATTATGGGAATCCTGCCTTTGGTGTTGGCATGTCATATCCTGGAAGTCCCCTTGCAAGTCCTGTTATTCCAAACTCTCCCGTTGGACCTGGCAGTCCAATAAGACACAATGAGCTGAATATGCGTTTTCCTTCTGGGATGAGGAACTTAGCTGGGGGCATCATGGGACCGTGGCACTTGGATGGAGGAGTTAATGTGGATGAAAGCTTTGCATCATCTCTTCTGGAGGAGTTTAAGAGTAATAAAACTAAGTGTCTTGAACTTTCAGAAATTGCCGGACATGTTGTTGAGTTCAG TGCGGACCAGTACGGGAGTCGGTTCATTCAACAAAAACTTGAGACAGCCACAGCTGATGAGAAAAACATGGTTTATCAAGAAATCATGCCCCAAGCTCTTGCTTTAATGACTGATGTGTTTGGCAATTATGTAATTCAGAAG TTCTTTGAGCATGGACTTCCTTCACAGAGAAGAGAACTGGCTGGCAACCTTTTTGGTCATGTTTTGACTCTTAGCCTTCAAATGTATGGTTGTCGAGTGATCCAGAAG GCCATTGAGGTTGTTGACTTAGAACAGAAGATTAAAATGGTCGAAGAACTTGATGGTCATGTCACGCGATGTGTACGTGACCAAAATGGGAACCATGTCATCCAAAAGTGTATTGAGTGTGTGCCTGAAGAAAATATCCAATTTATTGTCTCAACATTCTTTGATCAAGTTGTGACTCTCTCCACCCATCCATATGGGTGCCGCGTGATACAG AGAATATTGGAGCACTGCAAGGATCCAAAAACACAAAGTAAagtcatggatgagattttaGGAGCTGTTAGCATGTTGGCACAGGATCAATATGGCAACTATGTTGTTCAG CATGTATTGGAGCATGGAAAACCCCATGAACGATCTGCTATTATTAAGGAGTTGGCTGGGAAGATAGTTCAGATGAGTCAGCAGAAGTTTGCCTCCAATGTCGTGGAGAAATGTTTAGCTTTTGGTGGCCCCAGTGAACGAGAGTTACTGGTGAATGAGATGCTTGGAACCACTGATGAAAATGAGCCTCTTCAG GCAATGATGAAAGATCAATTTGCAAACTATGTCGTACAAAAAGTGCTCGAGACTTGTGATGACCAACAACGCGAGTTGATTCTTTCACGAATAAAAGTTCATTTAAACGCCTTGAAGAAGTATACTTATGGAAAGCATATTGTTGCTCGTGTAGAGAAACTTGTTGCTGCTGGGGGTATTCTATTTTTTCTCGTTAATGATTTTGCTGAGACTTATTTGTATGCATGCACTTGA